A part of Bacillota bacterium genomic DNA contains:
- a CDS encoding alanine/ornithine racemase family PLP-dependent enzyme, translating to MPGPTPRIEIDLAKIRHNAGVLVDLCRQAGVGDVIGVTKGAVARPDVAKAMLAGGVSGLADSRLENLARLRQAGLETHYTLLRLPSPSRVDEAVRLADNSLNSEPETLRLLSRAAAAAGRPHGVVLMVELGDRREGLLPEAVPEAARLVADLPGLTLDGLGVNLTCYGAVIPTPVNLGRLVVLAAKVRRELGLAVPVVSGGNSSSLPLVLDRTIPRGVTQLRLGEALLRGVEAAHGRAIPGTAQDAFIVVAEVIEVKEKPSLPEGEIGRDAFWNVPQFTDRGVRRRALLALGRQDCSPENLIPVDPGMIILGASSDHLIVDVTDAAQTVRLGDEIRFWTKYAAMLQAMTSPYVAQVSLGGASP from the coding sequence TTGCCGGGCCCGACGCCGCGCATCGAAATCGACCTCGCGAAGATCAGGCACAACGCCGGGGTCCTCGTCGACCTTTGCCGTCAGGCCGGCGTGGGCGACGTCATCGGGGTGACCAAGGGGGCCGTGGCCAGACCCGACGTGGCCAAGGCGATGCTGGCCGGCGGGGTGAGCGGCCTGGCCGACTCCCGCCTCGAGAACCTGGCCAGGTTGCGCCAGGCCGGCCTCGAGACCCACTACACCCTCCTCCGATTGCCCAGCCCGAGCCGCGTCGATGAGGCCGTCAGGTTGGCCGACAACAGCCTCAACTCAGAGCCCGAGACGCTCAGACTGCTGTCACGGGCGGCCGCGGCGGCCGGGCGGCCGCACGGGGTGGTCCTCATGGTCGAGCTCGGTGACCGGCGCGAAGGACTGCTACCCGAGGCCGTCCCGGAGGCGGCCCGTTTGGTCGCCGACTTGCCGGGCTTGACCCTCGACGGACTCGGGGTCAATCTGACTTGTTACGGGGCGGTCATCCCGACCCCGGTGAACCTTGGCCGCCTGGTCGTACTGGCCGCGAAGGTCCGCCGGGAACTCGGACTGGCCGTCCCGGTCGTCTCCGGGGGCAACTCCTCGAGCCTGCCCCTGGTCCTCGACAGGACCATCCCCCGGGGGGTAACCCAGCTCCGCCTGGGAGAGGCGCTCCTTCGCGGGGTCGAGGCCGCCCATGGGCGGGCCATCCCCGGTACGGCTCAAGACGCCTTCATCGTCGTCGCCGAGGTCATCGAGGTCAAGGAGAAGCCATCCCTACCCGAGGGGGAGATCGGCCGGGACGCCTTCTGGAACGTCCCGCAATTCACCGACAGGGGAGTCCGCCGGCGGGCCCTCCTGGCTTTGGGCCGTCAGGACTGCAGCCCCGAGAACCTCATCCCGGTGGATCCGGGGATGATCATCCTGGGAGCGTCCAGCGATCATCTCATCGTCGATGTCACCGACGCCGCCCAGACCGTCAGGCTGGGGGACGAGATTCGCTTTTGGACCAAGTACGCCGCCATGCTGCAGGCCATGACCTCGCCCTACGTGGCTCAGGTGTCCCTGGGAGGTGCGTCGCCGTGA
- the oraE gene encoding D-ornithine 4,5-aminomutase subunit OraE, which produces MLERLDPQERLDVEAILSDLQDYRPRRHGWHWRDEPPGGRLTAGPFVYYQAAQPLDRSIPLPAAKYFGNIDPQPESIITTEIASGRFEDDLRRMRMAAWHGADHMMIIRTVGQSHFDGLIEGTPEGIGGVPITRKQLRATRKALDLIEDEVGRPINFHSYVSGVAGPEVAVLFAEEGVNGAHQDPQYNVLYRNINMLRSFVDAAVAKKIMAARQMLQIDGAHNANATAREAWKVMPELMVQHAINSAYSVKAGMDRDYIALSTVPPTAPPAPSVRMDLPYAVALRQLFRGYRFRAQMNTRYIESDTREATVTHVLDLLISRLTSADVQSTITPDEGRNVPWHYNNVHAVDTAKQAMDGMDGLSRLVSLDFEGPLGPAVRELKERAVLFMEEILDIGGYFKAVEEGFFVDSGFYPERKGDGIVRAIDGGVGVGSIVPRDPDYMAPVCAHFGHNRLPKDLEERVEAGSARPCDLIGGCTLCDPAKIVFVDELDERDNVEVRLAERAEYRRKGLLRPEVQWSADGIVTLTLFLPAREEVAEAAALEIARRLGLADPEVIHHLVLHPAEGTLVEVKGVVDFDLDPASLTIPKRPIPLSDDEIREEIEARPLTVVAATIGQDEHSVGMREILDIKHGGIEKYGVKVHYLGTSVPVEKVIDAAIETNSQAVLVSTIITHADIHRTNMKRLNGLCVEKGIRDQLLLIGGGTLIGDEVAKECGLDAGFGRGTKGHDVASFIVRHRRQERGESVAKP; this is translated from the coding sequence GTGCTCGAGCGACTGGACCCGCAGGAGCGCTTGGACGTCGAGGCCATCCTCAGCGACCTCCAAGACTACCGGCCCCGCCGCCACGGCTGGCACTGGCGGGATGAACCGCCGGGCGGCCGGCTGACCGCCGGGCCGTTTGTCTACTACCAGGCGGCCCAGCCGCTCGACCGGAGCATCCCCCTGCCGGCGGCCAAGTACTTCGGGAACATCGACCCTCAGCCGGAGTCGATAATCACCACCGAGATCGCCTCCGGGCGCTTCGAGGACGACCTCCGGCGAATGCGGATGGCCGCCTGGCACGGGGCCGACCACATGATGATCATCCGAACGGTCGGGCAGAGCCACTTCGACGGGCTGATCGAAGGCACCCCCGAGGGGATCGGGGGCGTGCCGATCACCCGCAAGCAACTCCGGGCCACCCGCAAGGCCCTCGACCTGATTGAGGACGAGGTCGGGCGCCCGATCAACTTCCACTCCTACGTCAGCGGCGTGGCCGGGCCGGAGGTGGCCGTCCTCTTCGCCGAGGAAGGGGTCAACGGGGCCCATCAGGACCCACAGTACAACGTCCTCTATCGGAACATCAACATGCTCCGTTCCTTCGTCGACGCGGCGGTGGCCAAGAAGATCATGGCCGCCCGCCAGATGCTGCAGATCGACGGGGCCCACAACGCCAACGCCACCGCCCGGGAAGCCTGGAAGGTCATGCCCGAACTGATGGTCCAGCACGCCATAAACAGCGCCTACTCGGTCAAGGCGGGGATGGACAGGGACTATATCGCCCTGTCGACCGTCCCGCCGACCGCCCCGCCGGCACCCTCAGTCCGGATGGACCTGCCCTACGCCGTCGCCCTCCGGCAGCTGTTCCGGGGCTATCGCTTCCGGGCCCAGATGAACACCCGCTACATCGAGTCAGACACCCGCGAGGCCACCGTCACCCACGTCCTGGACCTGCTCATCTCCAGGCTGACGTCGGCCGACGTGCAGAGCACGATCACCCCGGACGAGGGCCGCAACGTCCCCTGGCACTACAACAACGTCCACGCCGTCGACACGGCCAAGCAGGCCATGGATGGGATGGACGGGCTGAGCCGGCTGGTTTCTCTGGACTTCGAGGGGCCCCTCGGGCCGGCCGTCCGTGAGCTCAAGGAGCGCGCCGTTCTATTCATGGAAGAGATCCTCGACATCGGGGGCTACTTCAAGGCCGTCGAGGAAGGCTTCTTCGTGGATTCGGGGTTCTATCCCGAGCGCAAGGGCGACGGCATCGTCCGGGCCATCGACGGCGGGGTCGGGGTCGGCTCGATCGTCCCCCGCGACCCGGACTACATGGCCCCGGTCTGCGCCCACTTCGGCCACAACCGCCTGCCGAAGGACCTCGAGGAGCGGGTCGAGGCCGGATCGGCCCGGCCGTGCGACCTGATCGGCGGGTGCACCCTCTGCGACCCGGCGAAGATCGTCTTCGTCGACGAGCTGGACGAGCGGGACAACGTCGAGGTTCGCCTGGCCGAGCGGGCGGAGTACCGTCGGAAGGGTCTCCTGCGGCCGGAGGTCCAATGGTCCGCCGATGGGATCGTCACCCTGACCCTCTTCCTCCCGGCCCGCGAAGAGGTGGCCGAGGCCGCCGCCCTGGAGATCGCCAGAAGGCTCGGTCTGGCCGATCCCGAGGTCATCCACCACCTGGTCCTCCATCCGGCCGAGGGGACCCTGGTCGAGGTCAAGGGGGTGGTCGACTTCGACCTCGACCCGGCCTCCCTGACCATCCCGAAAAGGCCCATACCCCTGTCGGATGACGAGATCCGGGAGGAAATCGAGGCCCGCCCGCTGACCGTGGTGGCGGCGACGATCGGCCAGGACGAGCACTCCGTGGGGATGCGCGAGATCCTCGACATCAAGCACGGCGGGATCGAGAAGTACGGGGTCAAGGTCCATTACCTCGGGACCTCGGTCCCGGTGGAGAAGGTCATCGACGCGGCCATCGAGACCAACTCCCAGGCCGTCCTGGTGAGTACGATCATCACCCACGCCGACATTCATCGGACAAACATGAAAAGGCTAAATGGTCTTTGTGTCGAAAAAGGAATACGGGACCAGCTCCTCCTGATCGGCGGCGGGACCTTGATCGGCGACGAGGTCGCCAAGGAGTGCGGGCTCGACGCCGGCTTCGGGCGGGGGACCAAGGGCCACGACGTGGCCAGCTTCATCGTCCGCCACCGCCGCCAAGAGCGCGGGGAGTCCGTCGCCAAGCCGTGA
- the ortA gene encoding 2-amino-4-oxopentanoate thiolase subunit OrtA: MEAVVKRGSWVQIHRVILPPGQRAPQVPEETQRVPLELWAKGFLDHDARLGDEVTIRTIIGREMTGCLLAVNPRYEHDFGSPIPELLTIGPELREFLAGRRPR, translated from the coding sequence GTGGAAGCCGTCGTCAAGCGGGGCAGCTGGGTTCAGATCCACCGGGTGATTCTGCCGCCCGGTCAGCGGGCCCCCCAGGTGCCCGAAGAGACCCAGCGGGTGCCCTTGGAGCTGTGGGCCAAGGGTTTCCTGGACCACGACGCGAGGTTGGGTGACGAGGTGACCATCCGGACCATCATCGGCCGGGAGATGACCGGATGCCTCCTGGCCGTCAATCCTCGCTACGAGCACGATTTCGGATCCCCCATTCCGGAGCTCCTGACCATCGGGCCCGAGCTTCGCGAGTTCCTGGCCGGGAGGCGACCCCGATGA
- the ortB gene encoding 2-amino-4-oxopentanoate thiolase subunit OrtB, whose protein sequence is MTGDRTSPGAVMARKNEIMKRAVGIDYDRYARGPLAFDYERMMEEVGYGLEEIRRIQEANAVGHTPLIELKNITEVVRRTAHRGKGARIFLKDEAANPSGSFKARRASVSIYHAQAGGYKGVIAATSGNYGAAVASMAAMRRLAAIIVQEVYDSRRVGQPEIIEKGRACEAYGAEVLQLSVGPELFYVFLLLLEETGYFNASLYTPFSIVGIETLGVEIVEDLADREGRQPDMVVITHAGGGNVTGTARGLRAAGCPGAVVVGASVDLAGLHMASDADFNRKSFTTGHTGFGVPFATWPDRSDVPRNAARPLRYLDRYVTVTQGEVFYVTEALAQLEGLERGPAGNTSLTAAIALARDLDEDQVVVVQETEYTGAGKHPTAQLTLARENGVEVRRGDPRENVPGKRIVIPERPEQIQARQVDLDRLRRSYLRNAIEASGVRRVDPIEVAFLMEETRAPREFVQAALVDLGVSGPD, encoded by the coding sequence ATGACCGGCGACCGGACCAGCCCCGGCGCGGTGATGGCCCGCAAGAACGAGATCATGAAGCGGGCCGTGGGCATCGACTACGACCGTTACGCCCGCGGCCCTTTGGCTTTCGACTACGAGCGGATGATGGAGGAAGTCGGTTACGGCCTGGAGGAGATCCGGCGGATCCAGGAAGCCAACGCCGTGGGCCATACTCCCCTGATCGAGTTGAAGAACATCACCGAGGTCGTCCGACGGACGGCCCACCGGGGCAAGGGGGCGCGGATCTTCCTCAAGGACGAGGCGGCCAACCCCTCCGGCAGCTTCAAGGCCCGCCGGGCGTCGGTTTCGATCTATCACGCGCAGGCCGGCGGCTACAAAGGGGTCATCGCCGCGACCAGCGGCAACTACGGGGCGGCGGTGGCCTCGATGGCCGCCATGCGTCGTCTGGCGGCCATCATCGTCCAGGAGGTCTACGACAGCCGCAGGGTCGGCCAGCCCGAGATCATCGAGAAGGGCCGGGCCTGCGAGGCCTACGGGGCCGAAGTCCTCCAGCTGTCCGTCGGCCCCGAGCTGTTCTATGTCTTCTTGCTCCTCCTCGAGGAGACCGGTTACTTCAACGCCTCCCTATACACCCCGTTCAGCATCGTCGGCATCGAGACCCTCGGCGTCGAAATCGTCGAGGACCTGGCCGACCGGGAGGGGCGCCAACCGGACATGGTCGTCATCACCCACGCCGGTGGGGGCAACGTGACCGGGACGGCCCGCGGGTTGAGGGCGGCCGGCTGTCCCGGCGCGGTCGTCGTCGGGGCCAGCGTCGACCTGGCCGGTCTGCACATGGCCTCGGACGCCGACTTCAACCGGAAGTCCTTCACCACCGGGCACACCGGCTTCGGCGTGCCCTTTGCCACCTGGCCGGACCGGTCGGATGTGCCCCGCAACGCCGCCCGGCCCCTGCGCTATCTGGACCGCTACGTCACCGTTACCCAGGGCGAGGTCTTCTACGTCACCGAGGCCCTGGCCCAGCTGGAAGGCCTCGAACGGGGCCCGGCCGGCAACACCTCGCTGACCGCGGCCATCGCTTTGGCCCGCGACCTCGACGAGGACCAAGTGGTGGTGGTCCAGGAGACCGAGTACACCGGGGCCGGCAAGCACCCCACGGCTCAACTGACCCTGGCCAGAGAGAACGGGGTGGAGGTCAGGCGCGGGGACCCACGGGAGAACGTGCCCGGGAAGCGGATCGTCATCCCGGAGCGTCCGGAGCAGATCCAGGCCCGACAGGTCGACCTCGACCGTCTCCGCCGGTCATACCTGCGTAACGCCATCGAGGCCAGCGGGGTCAGGCGGGTCGACCCGATCGAGGTGGCCTTCTTGATGGAGGAGACCCGGGCCCCGCGGGAGTTCGTCCAGGCCGCCCTGGTCGATCTCGGGGTGAGTGGGCCAGATTGA
- a CDS encoding ornithine aminomutase subunit alpha — MQREDDFMVRRKKIAGLSDEGLERRFWEMTDRVVGPLVELARRYTSPSIERSVLLRMGFSDAEAGAIVQKCLDHRLLGKGAGHVVWKVSRAIGTEYREAGKALAEGRHWDEAVDLFTGPEVSRPAAGR; from the coding sequence TTGCAGCGCGAAGACGACTTCATGGTCAGACGCAAGAAGATCGCCGGCCTGTCCGACGAGGGACTCGAAAGACGGTTCTGGGAGATGACGGACCGCGTCGTCGGCCCCTTGGTAGAACTGGCCCGCCGCTACACCTCCCCGTCCATCGAACGCTCGGTCCTCCTGCGGATGGGCTTCTCCGACGCCGAGGCCGGGGCCATCGTCCAGAAATGCCTGGATCACCGGCTGCTGGGCAAGGGAGCCGGCCACGTGGTCTGGAAGGTGTCACGGGCCATTGGGACGGAGTATCGGGAGGCGGGCAAAGCCCTGGCCGAAGGGCGCCACTGGGACGAAGCCGTCGACCTTTTCACCGGGCCGGAGGTATCCCGCCCGGCCGCGGGGAGGTGA
- a CDS encoding GlmL-related ornithine degradation protein, which translates to MNDELQADLLVAEVGSTTTKVSAFDLPGGGRPLLVASGRAPTSVRAGDVTIGLRGAVDDLGRALGRPVRWRRMMASSSAAGGLRMTVHGLVRDMTVKAAREAALGAGAILRFVTAGELTDSDLETIEGIGPNIVLLAGGVDYGERVTVVTNARRLAGIGLSAPVVYAGNVAARNEVVGILTRAGIKVHPVDNVYPRLDDMVIEPTRRVIQKVFEEHIVGAPGMDRVRELVDGPIIPTPGAVMNMAVLLRKAIGDLVVVDVGGATTDVHSVTEGAKETSRLLVAPEPLAKRTVEGDLGVFVNAANVIELIGPADLAAELGVPEPALPGLAKPIPETDLERAYASRLTREAVRVGLLRHAGRLRYLYGPTGRTTVAEGKDLTAVRWLIGTGGALTRLPGGAEALGAMRLGVPGKELLPGPEAKVLLDDDYIMASCGVLAAEHPDAAVALMRESLGL; encoded by the coding sequence GTGAACGACGAGCTTCAGGCCGACCTGCTGGTGGCCGAAGTCGGCAGCACGACGACGAAGGTCAGCGCCTTTGATCTTCCCGGGGGTGGCCGTCCGCTCCTCGTCGCCAGTGGCCGGGCCCCCACCAGCGTCCGCGCCGGGGACGTGACCATCGGCCTGCGGGGAGCCGTCGACGACCTGGGCCGGGCCCTCGGCCGGCCGGTCCGTTGGCGGCGGATGATGGCCAGTTCCAGCGCGGCCGGCGGGCTTCGGATGACCGTCCACGGGTTGGTCCGGGACATGACCGTCAAGGCCGCCCGGGAGGCCGCCCTGGGGGCGGGGGCGATCCTCCGCTTCGTCACCGCCGGCGAACTGACCGACTCGGATCTCGAGACTATCGAAGGGATCGGCCCGAACATCGTCCTCCTGGCCGGCGGGGTCGACTACGGCGAGCGGGTCACGGTCGTCACGAACGCCCGCCGGCTGGCCGGCATCGGCCTTTCGGCCCCGGTCGTCTACGCCGGCAACGTGGCCGCCCGCAACGAGGTCGTCGGAATCCTCACCCGCGCCGGGATCAAAGTCCACCCGGTCGACAACGTCTATCCACGGCTGGACGACATGGTCATCGAGCCCACCCGGCGGGTGATCCAAAAGGTCTTCGAAGAACACATCGTGGGGGCGCCCGGCATGGACCGCGTCCGCGAGTTGGTCGACGGGCCGATCATCCCGACCCCCGGGGCGGTCATGAACATGGCCGTGCTTCTCCGCAAGGCCATTGGCGACCTGGTGGTCGTCGATGTCGGGGGGGCCACGACCGACGTTCATTCGGTGACCGAAGGGGCCAAGGAGACCAGCCGCCTTCTGGTCGCCCCCGAACCTCTGGCCAAACGCACGGTCGAGGGCGACCTGGGGGTCTTTGTCAACGCCGCCAACGTCATCGAGCTGATCGGGCCGGCCGACCTGGCGGCCGAGCTGGGGGTGCCCGAACCCGCCCTGCCCGGCCTGGCCAAACCGATTCCCGAGACCGACCTGGAGCGGGCCTACGCCTCCCGATTGACCCGGGAGGCGGTCAGGGTCGGGCTCCTCCGCCACGCCGGCCGCCTGCGCTACCTCTACGGCCCGACCGGTCGGACGACGGTGGCCGAGGGCAAGGACCTGACCGCCGTGCGCTGGCTGATCGGCACCGGCGGGGCCCTGACCCGGCTGCCGGGAGGGGCGGAGGCCCTGGGGGCGATGCGTCTCGGCGTTCCCGGCAAGGAATTGCTCCCCGGTCCGGAGGCCAAGGTCCTCCTCGATGACGACTACATCATGGCTTCCTGTGGGGTGTTGGCGGCCGAGCATCCGGACGCCGCCGTGGCGCTGATGAGGGAAAGCCTGGGCCTTTAG
- a CDS encoding threonine/serine dehydratase — protein MISLDQIKQARERIAPHVYRTPLIRSTFLSDLCGADVRLKLECQQILNAFKVRGMINRVLTMSDEDRRRGIVVASSGNHGIAASYCGHRWGIEVEVYAPRTTPATKVERIRRLGAALNLEGRDYDDAYQRAKARAEETGKVYVDSSSDPVAVAGHGSIAYEILEDFPDLDTMVVPFGGGGLATSVGTVIRDARPRARIYGLQSQASPALTASLRDNVCYEAYPSDPSICEGLIGGIGAIGFAHARQVLDVTEDVNEETVRAAIVRLVMEDKVIAEGSGAVGAAYLMDHPEEFRDRRVAVIISGGNLDFSVLAEEIRRRSGLGEAKPAS, from the coding sequence GTGATCAGCCTCGACCAGATCAAACAAGCTCGGGAGAGGATCGCTCCGCATGTCTATCGCACGCCGCTGATCAGATCGACCTTTCTCAGCGACCTTTGTGGCGCCGACGTCCGTCTGAAGCTGGAGTGCCAGCAGATCCTCAACGCCTTCAAGGTCCGGGGGATGATCAACCGGGTCCTGACGATGAGCGACGAGGATCGCCGGCGGGGCATCGTCGTCGCCTCCTCCGGAAACCACGGTATCGCCGCCAGCTACTGCGGCCACCGTTGGGGGATTGAGGTCGAGGTCTACGCCCCGCGGACGACCCCGGCCACGAAGGTCGAGCGGATCAGGCGGCTCGGGGCCGCCCTGAACCTTGAGGGCCGGGACTACGACGACGCCTACCAGCGGGCCAAAGCCCGGGCCGAGGAGACCGGCAAGGTCTACGTCGACTCGTCCTCCGACCCGGTGGCCGTGGCCGGGCATGGGTCGATCGCTTACGAGATCCTGGAGGACTTCCCGGACCTCGACACGATGGTCGTCCCGTTCGGTGGTGGTGGGCTCGCGACCAGCGTCGGCACGGTCATCCGGGACGCCCGGCCACGGGCCAGGATCTACGGTCTGCAGAGTCAGGCCAGCCCGGCCCTGACCGCCTCGCTCCGGGACAACGTCTGCTACGAGGCCTACCCGTCCGACCCGTCCATCTGCGAGGGGCTCATCGGAGGGATCGGGGCCATCGGCTTCGCCCATGCCCGCCAGGTCCTGGACGTCACCGAGGACGTCAACGAGGAGACGGTCCGGGCGGCCATCGTCAGGCTGGTCATGGAAGACAAGGTCATCGCCGAAGGGTCCGGGGCCGTCGGGGCGGCCTACCTGATGGACCACCCGGAAGAATTCCGCGACCGGCG